The following are from one region of the Microcoleus sp. FACHB-831 genome:
- the lepB gene encoding signal peptidase I, which produces MTHSDSDNNLKNICIEGFKTIGLSLIFAFGFRTFVAEGRYVASGSMVPTLEINDRVMADKVSYRFHNPQRGDIVLFSPTDKLQQENFHDTFIKRVIGLPGEKIEIKGGRVFINGKLIQENYVVNASHEDWGPLTVPDNSYLVLGDSRSNSYDGRYWGFVPRDRIVGKAVVRFWPLSRAGDLDQNLNNTVAK; this is translated from the coding sequence GTGACACATAGCGATAGCGATAATAATTTAAAAAATATCTGTATTGAGGGTTTTAAAACAATTGGATTAAGCCTCATTTTTGCCTTTGGATTCCGCACTTTCGTGGCAGAAGGTCGTTATGTTGCTTCAGGTTCTATGGTGCCAACTTTAGAAATAAACGATCGCGTGATGGCGGATAAAGTTAGTTACCGCTTCCATAATCCCCAGCGTGGTGATATCGTTCTGTTTTCACCTACAGATAAGCTACAGCAAGAAAATTTTCACGATACTTTCATCAAACGGGTGATTGGGCTACCTGGAGAAAAAATAGAGATTAAAGGAGGGCGAGTTTTTATTAACGGTAAACTTATACAGGAAAATTATGTTGTAAATGCTTCTCACGAAGATTGGGGGCCGCTTACTGTACCGGATAATTCTTATTTGGTATTGGGTGACTCTCGCAGCAATAGTTATGATGGGCGCTACTGGGGTTTTGTACCGCGCGATCGCATAGTTGGTAAAGCAGTTGTTCGTTTTTGGCCTTTAAGTCGCGCTGGAGACTTG
- a CDS encoding adenylate/guanylate cyclase domain-containing protein, protein MKARGIYQATTSKNLSGTRLKRPRTIQRGRVSCIKDRGKVGTNIAVMNLALLKEKFENLKKRHGASVVAIKEIEDWLLGSNLLERIRINPHHVAALAGLHPDLVISEFLYGAIAEVFDLHWDIHCPHCNMITAEFNNLADASEVSSCEMCERDFDVDFLDRVEVTFSLNKAIEDPRICPVCAPPPILKSKFQLVTGLNETDSVILSLEKGRYRYCCPLTLAKGSLVVDGEETEEIQNFQIKQLEGKYFDKEQLTARPGKIKIELTNIGHSLSGMIMLNDNLPEELKIEQLPPRVSGLEIIHHPDYKRLFGDQILSDRERMKIRAVTLMFTDITGSTMMYEKLGDAKAYNIVRDHFDILFQSIEKHRGTVVKTIGDAVMASFVTNEQALKAAAEAFAGFSDYNKSHHEDEQIKVKIGIHRGSAVLVNLNNHLDYFGSTVNKAARIQGVSKSKELSFSSEVYKDKSFLNALRTSGVSGIQKHLKDLKGIEGRQVVYSARIIKEGLISSVNILI, encoded by the coding sequence ATGAAGGCTAGAGGCATTTACCAAGCTACCACATCAAAAAACCTCAGTGGGACGAGGCTCAAACGCCCGCGCACAATTCAACGCGGTAGAGTTAGTTGCATCAAGGATCGAGGCAAAGTTGGCACCAATATAGCTGTAATGAATCTTGCTCTTTTAAAAGAAAAATTTGAAAATCTAAAAAAGCGTCATGGTGCTAGCGTCGTAGCGATTAAAGAGATCGAAGACTGGTTGCTGGGATCTAACCTTTTGGAACGAATCAGGATAAACCCCCATCATGTAGCAGCTCTTGCTGGGCTGCACCCGGATTTAGTCATATCTGAATTTTTATATGGCGCGATCGCGGAAGTGTTCGATCTGCATTGGGATATCCACTGTCCTCATTGCAACATGATTACTGCTGAATTTAATAATCTGGCCGATGCATCAGAAGTTTCTTCTTGCGAAATGTGCGAACGCGATTTTGACGTTGATTTCTTAGATCGCGTCGAAGTTACTTTTTCGCTGAATAAAGCCATCGAAGATCCTAGAATTTGCCCCGTCTGCGCTCCCCCTCCTATCTTAAAATCTAAATTTCAACTGGTTACGGGTTTAAACGAAACTGACTCTGTTATTCTCTCATTAGAAAAAGGTAGATATCGCTACTGCTGTCCCCTGACTTTGGCAAAAGGAAGTTTGGTAGTAGACGGAGAAGAAACAGAAGAAATACAAAATTTTCAAATAAAGCAGCTAGAAGGCAAATATTTTGACAAGGAACAACTAACCGCCCGCCCCGGCAAAATCAAAATTGAATTAACAAACATTGGTCATTCGTTATCCGGCATGATTATGTTAAACGATAACTTGCCGGAAGAACTAAAAATAGAACAGCTTCCTCCCCGCGTTTCCGGCCTTGAAATTATCCATCATCCTGATTATAAGCGTTTGTTTGGCGATCAAATTCTCTCAGATCGCGAACGCATGAAAATTAGAGCCGTCACGCTCATGTTTACTGATATTACTGGCTCTACGATGATGTATGAAAAACTAGGAGACGCTAAAGCATACAATATAGTTCGCGACCACTTTGACATTTTATTCCAATCAATTGAAAAACATCGGGGAACGGTAGTCAAAACTATAGGTGATGCTGTAATGGCCTCGTTTGTCACAAACGAACAAGCCCTCAAAGCCGCAGCAGAAGCGTTTGCAGGTTTCAGCGATTACAACAAGAGTCATCACGAGGATGAACAAATAAAAGTTAAAATAGGCATCCATCGCGGTTCCGCAGTTTTGGTAAATCTGAATAATCATTTAGATTATTTTGGCTCAACCGTAAACAAGGCGGCACGCATACAAGGAGTTTCAAAAAGCAAGGAACTTTCCTTTTCGTCAGAGGTCTACAAGGATAAATCTTTCTTAAATGCTTTAAGGACTAGCGGAGTATCGGGAATTCAAAAACATCTTAAAGATTTAAAGGGTATTGAGGGAAGACAGGTGGTGTATAGCGCCAGAATTATCAAGGAAGGGTTGATATCATCAGTTAATATTCTTATCTGA